The Eschrichtius robustus isolate mEscRob2 chromosome 16, mEscRob2.pri, whole genome shotgun sequence DNA segment GCAGGCTGCTTCCAGGACTGGTGCTATGCCTGGGAAGCCCTCTGCTGCCCTGGGACAGCTGTTAAGACTGATAAGGGGACGGCATGGAAATGTCCTTCCATTCTGAGGCAGTGGAGGGCTCCTTTACTGCCATCAGGCTCCTAGGGTGCTCTGAGGCCAGAGTCTGGGAGGAGCAGCGCAGGCCCACAACAAAGACTTAGCAAATCCACATGTCCAGTGGACGTCTCCTCTGTCCCCAGGTCCTGCTGGCACCGGTCTCCATTCTAGGTGAAGGCATGATGCAAAGGACGTGGGTCCTGCAGAGTCTGAGGAGGACAGCAGGCCTTGATCTCTGGGAGCTGGCCTGGTGCTCAGAGCTGGGCTCTCCTGTAGGACGTAAACAATTTCAGAGAACATCAGTGTTGGACCAGGCCTCTCCGTGACCATGGTGGCTCAAGACCCCTTTATAATCACAtctgaacacaggcaaaacatggAAGTGGCCCAAAAAAGACCAAATACCCCCTTCCTGGCTGATGGGAGGGACCCTGGTCCTTTACCAACCATGGCTGGAGCCTTGCCTCATCTGCCCTCCTTCTGGATAAGATGTATTAAAGATGCTATACTGGGTGGAATGATGTCCCTCCAAATTCTTATCCCCCTGGAGCCTCAGCACGTGAccctatttggaaatagggtctttgtggatgtaattagttaaaactATGTCATAATGgatagggtgggccctaaatgatgtccttataagaggaaaaaaGACCCAGAGACGCACAGGGGAGCAGGCCATGTGAAGAggcaggcagagactggagtgatgcggcCACCAGCCAAGGAACGCAGAGGACTGCCGGCtacaccagaagctaagagaaaggcctggaacagattctcccccagagccttcatggtttcagatttctggcctccagaactgtgagaaagtaacttctgttgtttttttttttttttttttttaagatttatttattgattgattgattgattgattgctatgttgggtcttcgtttccgcgctagggctttctctagttgtggcaagcggggaccactcttcatcgcggtgcgcgggcctctcactatcgcggcctctcttgttgcggagcacaggctccagacgcgcaggctcagcagctgtggctcacgggcctagttgctccgcggcatgtgggatcttcccagaccagggctcgaacccgtgtcccctgcattggcaggcagattctcaaccactgcgccaccagggaagcccccacttctgttgttttaaaccaccagttggtggtcctttgttatggcagcccctgGAGACTGATACAGATGCCCAGTCACACTTACCCTGCTTGCTGACAGCACACAGCCCAGAGTAGAGCCCCTCACCCAACAATGGCTGAACCCAGAGCCCTTTCTAACGCCTGCCTCCTGAGACACCCACGTTCCGGGCTGTGAATTCTCCCTTGCTTAAACCCACCTTGTTCAGTGACACGTGTGTCCCTGGCAGCCTCTGGCTGGTGGGCGACAACAGCCCCAAATGCTGTGGTTTGCTTGACCCTCTGATGCAGTGGAGCCCAGAGTGGGAAAAGCCACAGCCACATGCGGCCAGTGGCCTGGTGTCTCCAGGGCCCTCCCCTTCCTGACCCCAGCAGTCTCGGCAGGGCACTGGGTGACAGGTGCCCAGCACTGCCAGCGATGCCGCTCTTGTCCAAGGTCCCCCTCCTCCCAGAGGCATAAACCAACACCTCAGGCTTCATTATCTcaaagcacacagagaaacctcACACGAGGACTAATGTCCCACTAATGGGAGGGAGGCTGCAGCCCTTGTGTGCCTGATGGCGGGAGTAATTTACTGTAGCGCCACTTGAGAGCTGACATATTGGAGCTATTGATTTTCCCTGGGAAGATCAATATGGGGTGCATGGGGACAGGCAGGGCCACCACCTTCGGAAAGGCAGAGCCTTTATCCCAGGGGCTGAGGCCTGACAGCAGGGGTGGGGGctggtgggggcagggtgggcacaGAGCTCTGAAGGCCCCATGCTGCCCACAATGGGGGCCTGGCTGGGAGTAGATGCCAGGGCATATGCTCGGGCCCCAAGCCTGGCAGCCTGAgtgcctcagcccccagccccacccaggagCCCCCATGGGCACAGGGGACTTGGGACACCCATGCCACTTGGCCTGGCACTGGCTGGCCACCCAATaccggctggacatgtgtgggcAGTGATTCTGGGAAAGTGCATCTCTCCACCTACCCAGGGTCCCCCTGGCTGCCATAACCCAGCCCAGCCTCACCTGTAACAAAAGCTGGAGTTCAGCCTCCACCCACCAGACTCCTGTGTCTATCTTGAGCATGGCTCTGACTCAGGAGGGGCAAGGAAGGGGGTAATTCCATTAAGACCCAAGATCTGCTTCTTGAGTCCCTCTCATGCCTGtctcccaccctcacctccacACACTGTGCCTTGTTAGGCCCCATCGTTGATCGCTAGGACTGGTGCAGTGGCACCCTCCCCAAGTCTCTGGTCTCAGGCCTCCTGTGTCCAAAGGCCCACCCCACACTGTGCTGCTGAGGTTCCTCTCCCCAAACACCTGACTGCTGTGGGTTCTCCCGAACTCTAGAACTCTCCATCCTAGACTGGGGTTTCCTCCTTGTCTCTGGTCAGGCAGAAAAAAGCACTGGGATTCTGCCACCGGAGGACAAGAGTCTGGCTGTCTGTGGACAGTCTTCCCACAGCTGGCACGAATGGACACCTCGCTGGGTCACTCTTGGGACCCAGAGCCCCTTCCACAGCCCCAGTTCCACTGACTGGGAGCCTGAGGCAGAGGCCAGGATGGAAAAGTGGgcctgtggggtggggggtgaaaaCCACCCTGGGGCCTCTTTCCTGCAAAAGCCCCACTGCCACTCTGCGATTTGGTTCCAGTGATGCTGGGAAGAGCTGAGGCCCTGGCCGACTTGGCTCCCAGTACAGGAGGAAGGTCTGAGCTCCAGGGCCAGGCCAGGAGGTCCTGTGTGCCACCCACCCCACTTTCCAGCCAACGCTTCCAGCTCTGGGCTTCCTGTTGCTGCTGAAACAGGGagcacaaactgagtggcttaaaacaacactgaTTTGTTGTGCAGTCCTGGAGGACCGAGGTcccaagtgggcttccctggcctCAAATCAAGGTGTCCGCAGGGTTGCGCCCcgaaggctccaggggagaatctccTTGTTTTCCCGATTTTAGAGGCTGCtccattccttggcttgcagcccctccaccttcaaagccagcagtgacCCTCTGCTTCCATCGCCAcaactgcccccacccccactcagACCCTCCTGCTTCCCTCTGTGACACACAAGCCCACTGGATAATCCAGGGCCATCTCCCATCTCAGGGTCCTTACCTCAGTCACCTCCACTGGGTCCCTTTGCCAAGTGGGGTGACAACGCAATTCCCAGGGATCagggtgtggacatctttggggccaTCACTCAGCCGACCACAGGGGTGCCAGCTCCTTGCGATCTGGTTCCTTTCCAGGCTGTCCCCTCTGCTGGAACACCTGTACTTCCCCCGGCTTGGCTGGGTGAGCACCTGCCCCATCAGCACCTGCAAACCACCTCCTTCGTGAAGGCCCCCCCTCTGGCCACAAAGGCCAGGACCTTCTCCATGACAGGGCTGCGTCTCGCCTTCCTCAGCCCGGCCCCTGTGCCCAGCACTTCCCTCGGGCCCCTGAGGCCCCACCTTGCGGGGCTGACCCCAGCCCGGCCGGTCTCCAGCCCCTTCCCAGACCCCGGCCCTGGCTGTTCCCGATAGGCAGCAGTGGGCACTGCAGCTACAGCCAGGACAGCTGCTGAGGTCCAGCCCTGGGTCCTGGGCAGGTCATGGTGGGCGCTCCCTGGGCTGGCAGAGGGGCAGGGGCCGTATCTGGGCAGAGAGGGATTCTGGGGTCCCAGCAGTCCTGGGGAGCCACCGGGGACCCCAacccccagcctcccccaggTCTTGGCTGTCAGAGAGAGGCTGGCTAAGGCTGGGGCAGGGCCGACCCACAACCAGGACCTGGCAAGTGTCATCAGACCTCAGGGTATCAGGACAGAACTGTGGCTGTGGCCGAGGTCGGTTTCCGGGGACGGGGAAACTTGGACTGGACTCCTGGGACTCATGGTGAAGGGGCTGTAATGATGGGTGGTAACCACAGTGAGGATGCCCCCGGGCAGGACCCACGGGGCTGGAGGGGCCACTAAGCCCCTTAGGGGAAGGCACAGGAGCTAAAAAAGAAGCCAGAGAAGGGAGGTGTCACCTCAGCCTGGACGTGGGGACGAAGCCCTTGGGGGAGCAGTGATTCAATGGGGTTTGTTGCAAATGCACCTGCAGCTCTGGAACAGTGGGAAGTGGCaggagggggctgggcaggggctccGGGGTCCCCACCTGCATAAACCCACCACCTGGGCCCTGGCTGGTGGTCCCTGGCcctcctggggcttcccaggTCCTGCTGCTGGCCCAGAGCCTGTTCACCCAGAGCACTGCAGAAGCAGGATGTCCTCTAGAGAAGGCTACTCCAGGAGTCAAAATAGCATGAAATTTAATTTTCCGCCTATTTGACAAGGCTTGGTCGGGGCCCCAATCAGCGGCGGAGATAAGGGTCCTCGGCCCCGGGTGTGAGCCAGCTGGGCGAGCAGCAAACACTCCACGGTCCCCCGGGCAGGCTGAGGCTTCCCCCAGCGGGGCCCTGGTTGCCGGGCGCTAAAGCAAACGGGCTCTATTTGCCCAGTCTGCGATGACAATGCAGTCACCAAATATTTGCCAGCCCGGCCAGCCACAGAGCTTGGCTATAAATGCTTGAGCCCAGGTGGAGGTGGGCCTGCCCAGCGGGAGCTGCAGGCCTCGGCAGGTAGGAGCCAGGCTGGGCGGCGGGCGGGAGGGTGCTGGTGGTGGAGGTCCTGGGAAGGCTGTGGGTTCCTCTGCCCTGGTGGTCTTTGGGGACCACCCACCCACGGGGAGGGGTCAACAGCAGGGCTGAGCGGAGCTGGGTCATCGAGGTGGGACGGCCAGGGAAAGGAGGGCACCTGAGTCTTGGTTCCCCACCAGCGGCCATGCCCACGCCCAACGCTGGGGCCACTGTTCACCCCAACAGAGAAGAAGGGCCCTAGAACTGCAGAGCgtgatgggagggaggagggggaggtctGAGAGGCCCCCCTGACTCTGAGGGCGGCCTGTggacttccctcccctccccccacatgGGGAGTGGTTTCCTGAAGCTGGGAGCCCCCCCTTCTCTCTAAccccccttccctttcttcctcccccttGCCCAGGGCTCCCGCTAGAAGGCCTCCTGGTCCAAGGGCTGGCGCACCTGCCTCCCTGCAGTGGAGGAGCTGGGTCCCTGTTCTGGGGGCGGCCTCCCACATTCACAATCAGCTCCCCtaatcccaccccctccccggtCCTGCCAGCCCCCCGACCCATCCCCAGGTTAGAGATGCTAGAGGTGACCTcaccaccgccccccacccccgacaggGAGCACGGGGAAGCCTGCGACTGTGGGGACAGAGAAATGGCTCTGCCCTCCCCCGAAGACCCCCAGAGCTCACTCTCACAGCCCCTGAAGCCTCTGAAGCCCCCAAAACTGCAAGGGACAGAGCACCCAGGTCGAGGCAGCCAGGCCCGGCTCCCGGGCTCAGCATGGGTACCCTGCCAACCACAGACACTCAGGGAGGGGGCGTGCCAAGGGAGTCCCCCACCACCCTGCACCTGGGCAGACTCTACATCAACAAGCCTGTTTATCAAGAGCTACAGCGACCCTGAGCTGGGACGAGGGCTCTGCTCTCCAGGCCCCAAACCTGCCCGAAGCCCAGCCCCTGGGCTGGCTCCCTTCCCACCtgccctgcttctctctctccgaGTCACTATTCCAACAGCACTGTCAGCCACCCTCCCTACAGGACAGGATGTACCCTCCTCTGGCGGGTGACTGAGGCCTGCACCCTGCAGCTCACCCCTGCCACGCCCCCCCGCCCACAGTGCCCACCACCTCCGTCTCTCCAAATGTCATCTGCCTCTGAGCTCAGTGCCCGCCCCAAGCCTGCAGTGACTATTCCCCTAGGAGGGCTGTGGGCCCTGACCGCTAACCTGTCCCCTCTCTGCCGCCCTCCCCAGCTAGCGCCCACTGCCCGAGAGCCCCCAGAAGCTCGGCGGAGAGATGGCCGCGGGCGTGATCTGGCCTCTCTGTGACTTCCGGCTGCCTCTGCCGTCCCACGGGCCCTTCCTGCCCTCAGACCCGGAGCCCCTAGACActtctgaggaggaggaggaagaggaggaggatgcgGAAGAGGAGCTGGAAGTCGAGGGGCCAGAGGGCCACAGCCCGGCCCCCCAGAGCTCAGGTTGGGCCCCAGAAGTGGCCCCTCTAGACCCCAGTGGCCCAGAGACGCCGCTGCAGCTCCTGCGGTTCTCCGAGCTCATCAGTGGCGACATCCAGCGGTACTTTGGCCACAAGGACCGGGGGCAGGACCCCGACACCTGCGACATCTACGCTGATGTCCACACGGCCAGCAGCTCAGCCAGGGAGCTCTCCTGCGCCAACCTGGTGCGCCTGGCCCAGGGCGAGGCCCCAGAAGACAACGAGGCCACTGAGCCCAGGGTCTGCTCCCCTGGGGCCCCTGAGGGGCAGGCGTGCGGGCCGGGCCTCGGTGGGGAAGGGCCGCAGCCGCTGGGACCCCTGGCCGAGCTCTTCGACTACGGGCTGCGGCAGTACTCGGGGCCCAGGGCTGCGGCCGGCCGCCGACTCAGGCTGGAGAAGAAGTATGGCCACATCACCCCCATGACCCAAaggaagcttcccccctccttcTGGAAGGAGCCGGCACCCAGCCCCCTGGGTCTGCTGCACCCCGGCACGCCTGACTTCAGCGACCTGCTGGCCAGCTGGTCGGCAGAGGCCGGCCCCGAGTTGCTGGGCTGGGGGGGCCAGGCCCTGGAGGGGGTGCAACTGGCCGAGGCCTAGCGATTGAGCAAGGATCAGTGGGGGTGAGCTGAGGGCAACAAGGGTCCGGACTCTCCTTATTGCTGTCCTTGTCCTGAAAGGAGCCCTCGGGGACCTCCAATCAGGGCAGCCACCAGAGGACAAATCAGCTCAGGTAGGgacttcccaggccagggcagggAATGGGCAGGGGCCACCCAAGAGCTCTGCCCACAGGAGGGAGGATGGGGCAGGAGCTGCAGCCCCTTGGAGGCAGTGGGCT contains these protein-coding regions:
- the PERCC1 gene encoding protein PERCC1, whose amino-acid sequence is MAAGVIWPLCDFRLPLPSHGPFLPSDPEPLDTSEEEEEEEEDAEEELEVEGPEGHSPAPQSSGWAPEVAPLDPSGPETPLQLLRFSELISGDIQRYFGHKDRGQDPDTCDIYADVHTASSSARELSCANLVRLAQGEAPEDNEATEPRVCSPGAPEGQACGPGLGGEGPQPLGPLAELFDYGLRQYSGPRAAAGRRLRLEKKYGHITPMTQRKLPPSFWKEPAPSPLGLLHPGTPDFSDLLASWSAEAGPELLGWGGQALEGVQLAEA